In Pseudodesulfovibrio sp. JC047, the following proteins share a genomic window:
- the fusA gene encoding elongation factor G — protein MSKSNAPSAKVLGTLRNIGIIAHIDAGKTTLTERILYYSGKIHRIGEVHEGTATMDYMPEEQERGITIMSAVTSCRWDPCMINIIDTPGHVDFTIEVERSLRVLDGAVGVFCGVSGVEPQSETVWRQSEVYAVPKLAFVNKMDRLGANFEAVLTSMEEKLGANPLAIQYPDGEGQDFAGVFDLVTMQRLEFDQKTKGVDYTARDLTDEESDRLSSWREKLIEVAGDEDEEILDLYLSGEAVPVAKIRAALRKATLARKVVPVLVGSALKNIGVQPVLDAVCDFLPSPLDVPVAAGVNPVDKTRQSFAVSHKEPLSALVFKVTLDSGRKLAMMRIYSGKISAGDIVFNVTQDTPERVARLFRLHAGRKEKIDCAFAGDMVAAAGMKFARTGDTLATQDAPILLEQIADYKPVISLAIEPRNAAEGEKLDEVLDKYLMEDPTLALRRDEDTAQIILSGMGELHLEVIQERLKREYKLEPRVGKPQVVYQETVTKQGRGSGEFHRELGEVTHFGAVDLIVEPLDRDQGRDIVFEVPLEEWPAAWIEAVEDGISDGLQSGVVRGYPVQDVRIRVSGLRRQEGESSPVGYRMAAAMALKDALGQADPKLMEPLMWVEISVPEDFVGEVVGLLGSKGAKIENMIDRQGQKVVQGLAPLGKLFGFSTDLRSSTQGRAGFVMKFSRFDVLE, from the coding sequence GTGAGCAAGAGCAACGCCCCTTCAGCGAAGGTGCTTGGCACGCTTCGCAATATTGGTATTATCGCACACATTGACGCAGGGAAAACAACCCTGACAGAACGTATTCTGTATTACTCCGGAAAGATTCATCGAATTGGTGAAGTCCATGAGGGCACGGCCACCATGGATTACATGCCGGAAGAGCAGGAGCGGGGTATTACCATTATGTCCGCTGTGACGTCCTGTCGTTGGGATCCGTGCATGATTAATATCATCGACACGCCCGGCCATGTCGATTTCACCATTGAGGTGGAGCGATCATTGCGGGTGCTCGATGGAGCGGTGGGTGTCTTTTGCGGAGTGAGCGGGGTGGAACCTCAGTCCGAAACTGTGTGGCGTCAGTCCGAAGTATATGCTGTCCCCAAGTTGGCCTTTGTCAACAAGATGGATCGGTTGGGAGCAAATTTTGAAGCGGTACTGACCTCTATGGAGGAAAAGCTTGGCGCGAATCCTCTGGCCATTCAATATCCTGACGGCGAAGGGCAGGATTTTGCCGGTGTTTTTGACCTCGTGACGATGCAACGGCTCGAATTTGATCAGAAGACCAAGGGTGTTGACTATACGGCCCGTGATCTGACGGACGAAGAATCGGACAGGTTGTCTTCTTGGCGTGAAAAACTCATTGAAGTTGCTGGAGATGAAGACGAGGAAATTCTCGATCTCTATCTTTCGGGTGAAGCTGTGCCTGTTGCTAAAATTCGGGCTGCTCTTCGAAAAGCGACGTTAGCACGGAAGGTTGTTCCGGTGTTGGTCGGTTCGGCTTTGAAGAATATCGGTGTTCAGCCTGTCTTGGACGCTGTGTGCGACTTTTTGCCGAGTCCGTTGGATGTCCCGGTTGCAGCGGGCGTGAATCCTGTGGACAAGACTCGACAGTCCTTTGCCGTGTCACACAAGGAGCCGCTGTCCGCATTGGTTTTCAAGGTGACATTGGATTCTGGGCGCAAACTGGCCATGATGCGTATTTATTCTGGAAAAATTTCAGCGGGTGATATCGTGTTTAACGTGACACAGGATACGCCGGAACGAGTGGCTCGCCTGTTTCGACTTCATGCCGGACGCAAGGAAAAGATCGACTGTGCGTTTGCCGGTGATATGGTCGCGGCAGCCGGAATGAAATTCGCACGGACTGGAGATACCTTGGCGACACAGGACGCTCCAATTCTTTTGGAGCAGATTGCAGATTACAAGCCGGTGATTTCGTTGGCCATTGAACCTCGCAATGCAGCAGAGGGGGAAAAACTTGATGAGGTACTGGACAAGTATCTGATGGAAGATCCGACCCTTGCATTGAGGCGGGATGAGGACACGGCGCAGATTATTCTTTCTGGTATGGGCGAGCTGCATCTTGAAGTGATTCAAGAACGATTGAAGCGTGAATATAAGCTGGAGCCTCGTGTTGGCAAGCCGCAGGTCGTGTATCAGGAAACCGTGACCAAACAGGGACGGGGGAGTGGTGAATTTCACCGGGAATTGGGTGAAGTGACCCATTTCGGTGCGGTCGATTTGATCGTTGAACCATTGGATCGAGATCAGGGGCGCGACATTGTTTTTGAAGTCCCGCTTGAAGAATGGCCTGCTGCGTGGATTGAAGCGGTTGAAGATGGTATTTCAGACGGCTTGCAAAGTGGTGTTGTCCGTGGGTATCCGGTGCAGGACGTGCGTATTCGTGTGTCTGGCCTACGGCGACAGGAAGGCGAATCCAGCCCTGTTGGGTATCGGATGGCGGCTGCCATGGCGTTGAAGGACGCTCTTGGGCAGGCTGATCCGAAATTGATGGAACCCCTCATGTGGGTGGAAATTTCGGTCCCGGAAGATTTTGTTGGTGAGGTTGTCGGATTGCTTGGGTCCAAAGGGGCAAAAATCGAGAATATGATTGACCGCCAGGGACAAAAAGTGGTTCAAGGGCTTGCGCCGTTGGGCAAACTTTTTGGATTTTCCACGGACCTGCGGTCTTCCACACAGGGAAGAGCCGGGTTTGTCATGAAATTTTCACGCTTTGATGTGTTGGAGTAA
- a CDS encoding DUF2062 domain-containing protein gives MSDLNRPSFREEKKSRDWWIRSKRWIRYWSLRLMRQNSSPKNLATACALGMFIGSMPIMPFQSVVVIALAFCLRVNKLAAWLATCYSNAATMVPFYYFLFLVGRAVMPFDHVVFDPSHLEMTELLAAGWQVFAVMFVGGLVFGIPATIATYFITLFLVRRYRQRRAIRLLRKKVGR, from the coding sequence TTGAGTGATTTGAATCGTCCTTCTTTTCGTGAGGAAAAAAAGAGTCGGGACTGGTGGATCCGGAGCAAACGATGGATTCGGTACTGGTCCCTTCGTTTGATGCGTCAGAATTCATCGCCGAAAAATCTGGCGACAGCCTGTGCTCTGGGCATGTTCATAGGATCCATGCCTATTATGCCGTTTCAATCCGTGGTTGTCATCGCGTTGGCCTTTTGTCTGCGGGTTAACAAATTGGCCGCTTGGCTTGCCACGTGTTATTCCAATGCCGCGACCATGGTTCCATTTTATTACTTTTTGTTTCTCGTTGGTCGTGCCGTCATGCCATTCGATCATGTGGTGTTCGATCCTTCGCATCTGGAAATGACAGAACTGCTCGCTGCCGGTTGGCAAGTCTTTGCCGTTATGTTTGTTGGAGGCTTGGTTTTTGGGATTCCCGCGACCATTGCAACGTATTTCATCACGTTATTTTTAGTCAGACGATATCGTCAGCGGCGGGCGATCCGTTTGTTACGGAAAAAAGTGGGGCGGTAG
- a CDS encoding methyl-accepting chemotaxis protein: MFIGLMELSVFGVLVCGVFAAASAIGGWGAYSIGVFCVLIMLVFAGIFSRARQKRIQKALEKIAAGLDSAPGMAQVFDGALEACAQAMQSACTQTVFFKEAFQELGSPACVCDQDGVIQSASRSFVDMVQKDTEQIIGKTVSQALYNLDGTSLTEQALETGHPIAQKVDLVLWDGRTFPVQLFVNCIHDYEGQRLGAVISFIDLTELSENTRKIEHQQQHMTQAGERISGLAEHVASATELLSASADDQAQGAQKQRQQTSAVALSMEDMTETVIEVAKNAMATRGAADEANTSASDGVAMVDKAVVAINQVANEAVLLEQEVGKLHMEAGEIGRIIGVINDIADQTNLLALNAAIEAARAGDAGRGFAVVADEVRKLAEKTVTATQEVESAIKKIQTRSKKATSSMRATAKQVAASTSLSNKAGETLQHIMESIHGMVERVAEIATAAELQSAAAEEVMHRVEEIAVIAEDADEAAGQAACATRDMAELARDLLNVSQDFRDGDGETALRESKSEMKGVLPKLTQDYVLREFGEDVYATMQDSLGNPVFLSTESYPDQVLLQMAECVSRIVGVTTRRFFLGLGQFSVGQFNALYPGHFKNESLKDFYLRMNEVHTQLTKAQPGIKPPSFTYEDKGTVLFMNYRSSRGLFDYFEGILLGAAVFKNEKIDVVVKPFDEETARAEIVFLGK; this comes from the coding sequence GTGTTTATCGGACTCATGGAACTGAGTGTTTTTGGTGTGCTGGTCTGTGGCGTGTTTGCTGCTGCCTCGGCAATCGGGGGATGGGGGGCATACAGCATCGGTGTTTTCTGTGTCTTGATTATGCTCGTTTTTGCCGGGATATTTTCCCGTGCGCGCCAAAAACGGATTCAGAAAGCGTTGGAAAAAATTGCGGCCGGCCTTGATTCTGCGCCGGGAATGGCACAGGTCTTTGACGGGGCATTGGAAGCCTGCGCTCAGGCCATGCAAAGTGCCTGTACACAAACAGTTTTTTTCAAGGAAGCATTTCAAGAACTAGGAAGTCCCGCATGTGTGTGCGATCAAGACGGTGTCATTCAGAGTGCCTCTCGATCTTTTGTCGATATGGTCCAGAAAGATACAGAGCAGATCATAGGGAAGACCGTCAGTCAGGCGTTGTACAACTTGGATGGGACTTCCTTGACCGAACAGGCTCTTGAGACGGGGCATCCCATTGCACAGAAAGTTGATCTGGTCCTTTGGGATGGACGAACGTTTCCCGTGCAGCTTTTTGTGAATTGTATCCATGACTATGAGGGACAACGTCTCGGCGCAGTGATTTCATTTATTGATTTGACTGAGCTTTCTGAGAATACTCGTAAAATTGAACATCAACAACAGCATATGACTCAGGCCGGAGAGCGGATCAGTGGGCTTGCGGAACACGTTGCTTCGGCAACTGAGCTTTTGTCGGCTTCGGCAGATGATCAGGCTCAAGGGGCGCAAAAACAACGCCAGCAGACGTCCGCAGTGGCCTTGTCCATGGAAGATATGACGGAGACTGTGATTGAAGTGGCCAAAAATGCCATGGCGACCAGAGGCGCGGCGGACGAAGCCAATACCTCAGCTTCCGACGGTGTTGCCATGGTAGACAAGGCGGTTGTGGCGATCAATCAGGTTGCCAATGAAGCGGTTCTTTTGGAGCAGGAAGTTGGCAAGTTACATATGGAAGCAGGTGAAATCGGGCGAATCATCGGTGTCATCAATGATATTGCCGATCAGACGAACCTGCTGGCTCTGAACGCGGCTATTGAAGCGGCCCGGGCTGGTGATGCTGGTCGGGGGTTTGCCGTGGTGGCTGATGAAGTGCGTAAGTTGGCGGAAAAAACGGTGACCGCCACGCAGGAAGTAGAGTCCGCAATCAAAAAAATACAAACCCGGTCAAAAAAAGCCACATCGTCCATGCGGGCCACCGCCAAGCAGGTCGCAGCGAGTACCTCCTTATCCAACAAGGCCGGTGAGACGTTGCAGCATATCATGGAAAGCATTCATGGTATGGTCGAACGGGTGGCTGAAATCGCTACTGCCGCAGAGTTGCAGTCTGCGGCGGCAGAAGAGGTCATGCATCGCGTCGAGGAAATCGCGGTCATTGCCGAGGACGCTGATGAAGCCGCTGGACAGGCAGCCTGTGCCACTCGTGATATGGCTGAATTGGCTCGGGATCTGCTCAATGTGTCTCAGGACTTTCGGGACGGGGATGGAGAAACCGCGCTTCGTGAGTCCAAAAGTGAGATGAAGGGCGTTTTGCCGAAGCTGACTCAGGATTATGTGTTACGCGAGTTTGGCGAGGACGTGTATGCGACCATGCAGGACTCGTTGGGGAATCCTGTCTTTTTGTCCACGGAAAGCTATCCGGATCAGGTCCTGCTGCAAATGGCGGAATGTGTATCCCGTATTGTTGGTGTGACCACGCGTCGGTTTTTTCTGGGACTCGGGCAATTCTCCGTTGGCCAATTCAACGCGCTGTATCCGGGACATTTCAAGAATGAGTCTTTGAAGGATTTTTATCTGCGTATGAATGAGGTGCATACACAATTGACCAAGGCGCAACCGGGGATTAAACCACCTTCATTCACGTATGAGGATAAGGGAACTGTTTTGTTCATGAATTATAGGTCTTCTCGTGGCCTTTTTGATTATTTTGAAGGGATACTTTTGGGTGCAGCTGTATTCAAAAATGAGAAAATCGATGTGGTTGTGAAGCCTTTTGACGAAGAAACCGCTCGGGCCGAAATTGTTTTTCTTGGCAAATAG
- a CDS encoding chemotaxis protein CheA, producing the protein MSDDLNRQIFKEEAYDLLRELEGALLELEEAPNDMDLVNQIFRALHTIKGSGSMFGFDEIAGFTHEVETVFDMVRNGDLPVSPALCSLSLQARDHIKNMLDADDAGSVDAENMETIFLGLKELVQGENEEQGGEEAESSEIEPTGDEQSDQSLHAFHISLKPQGDADLDVEAVELFFEELDRLGELSVLSRHRDTGTGWELHLVTAEATDAVEDVFFFLTANVSVDIHPAGATEPVPTPSTQPVDASKPESEANDSKSSVEIAGVPDEECIPKIGEILVQNGDLCEEDVHAALKKQEKATKPLGQILAEDGKVTQKAVKKAVKRQGEVKDQVAHKKRQEVMSSIRVAADKLDYLVDLVGELVIVQAQISQVISERNDPTMTILAEELERLSDELRDSTLGIRMLPIGTSFSKFRRLVRDLSADLGKQIGLSTSGAETELDKTVIERLSDPLVHLLRNSIDHGIESPEERVAQGKPAQGTIMLAAEHSGGEVLIRITDDGKGMRSEVIRKKGVERGLISRDAELTEKELLKLIFEPGFSTASEVTSVSGRGVGMDVVKRAIDSLRGTIDIDSKPGTGTTITIRLPLTLAIIDGLQVKVENEFYVIPLSLVEECVELTREQVNESDSGQRILHLRGEIVPYIHIRDWFEVEGDSPPIEQIVITGVEGSRVGIVVDTVIGEHQTVIKSLGRVYKDVEGISGATIKGDGSIALILDVPGLVRRVVAESK; encoded by the coding sequence ATGTCAGATGATCTGAACAGGCAGATATTCAAAGAGGAAGCATACGACCTTTTGCGTGAGTTGGAAGGGGCGTTATTGGAGCTTGAAGAAGCTCCCAACGATATGGATCTGGTCAATCAGATTTTTCGTGCCCTGCATACCATCAAGGGGTCAGGCTCGATGTTCGGGTTTGATGAAATTGCTGGTTTCACCCATGAGGTTGAGACTGTTTTTGATATGGTCAGGAATGGAGACCTCCCCGTGTCGCCCGCTTTGTGTAGTTTGTCGCTTCAGGCCAGGGATCATATCAAGAATATGCTCGATGCTGACGATGCCGGGAGTGTGGATGCGGAAAATATGGAAACCATCTTTCTTGGCCTGAAAGAACTTGTCCAAGGGGAGAACGAAGAACAGGGCGGCGAAGAAGCCGAATCCTCCGAGATAGAACCGACTGGAGACGAACAGTCGGACCAGTCATTGCATGCATTCCATATTTCGCTGAAACCGCAAGGGGATGCGGATCTGGATGTCGAGGCTGTCGAACTTTTTTTTGAAGAACTGGATCGGTTGGGCGAATTATCCGTTCTTTCCCGTCATCGCGATACTGGCACTGGGTGGGAATTGCACTTGGTCACAGCGGAAGCGACCGATGCCGTGGAGGATGTCTTTTTCTTTTTGACGGCGAATGTGTCGGTTGACATTCATCCGGCCGGTGCGACTGAGCCTGTCCCGACGCCGTCAACGCAGCCCGTCGATGCCTCCAAACCTGAATCAGAGGCGAATGATTCGAAATCGAGTGTCGAGATAGCCGGAGTGCCTGATGAGGAGTGCATTCCCAAAATTGGTGAAATTCTCGTGCAGAATGGAGATTTGTGTGAAGAGGATGTTCACGCCGCGTTGAAAAAACAGGAAAAAGCCACCAAACCGCTGGGGCAAATCTTGGCGGAAGACGGGAAGGTGACGCAAAAAGCAGTCAAGAAAGCCGTCAAGCGACAGGGAGAAGTCAAGGATCAGGTCGCCCATAAAAAGCGGCAGGAAGTGATGTCCAGTATTCGTGTCGCAGCGGATAAACTGGATTATCTCGTGGACCTTGTCGGTGAACTGGTTATTGTTCAGGCGCAGATTTCTCAGGTCATCAGTGAAAGAAATGATCCGACAATGACCATTTTGGCTGAAGAGCTGGAGCGGTTGAGTGACGAGCTGCGGGATTCAACACTTGGTATCAGAATGCTTCCTATTGGGACTTCTTTCAGCAAGTTCAGACGGTTGGTTCGGGATTTATCCGCCGATCTCGGAAAACAGATCGGATTGTCGACCAGCGGTGCGGAAACGGAATTGGACAAGACCGTTATTGAGCGTTTGAGTGATCCTCTGGTGCATCTGTTACGAAACAGTATCGATCATGGGATTGAATCTCCGGAAGAGCGGGTTGCCCAGGGCAAACCGGCTCAGGGAACCATCATGCTTGCGGCAGAACATTCCGGGGGCGAAGTCCTGATTCGTATAACTGATGATGGTAAAGGAATGCGGAGTGAGGTCATCCGTAAAAAAGGTGTTGAACGAGGTTTGATTTCTCGTGATGCCGAATTGACCGAAAAAGAGTTGCTCAAACTTATATTTGAACCCGGTTTTTCAACAGCTTCGGAAGTGACCAGTGTGTCGGGTCGCGGTGTTGGTATGGATGTGGTCAAACGGGCCATAGATTCCCTGCGGGGGACGATTGATATTGATTCCAAGCCTGGAACGGGAACGACCATTACCATTCGGTTGCCGTTGACGCTGGCCATTATTGATGGTTTGCAGGTCAAGGTGGAAAATGAATTTTATGTCATTCCGCTGTCGCTGGTCGAAGAGTGCGTCGAATTGACCAGAGAGCAGGTCAATGAAAGTGATTCCGGGCAACGTATATTGCATCTTCGCGGTGAAATTGTGCCATATATTCATATTCGGGATTGGTTTGAAGTGGAAGGGGACAGCCCTCCCATCGAGCAGATCGTCATTACCGGCGTGGAAGGCAGCCGGGTGGGGATTGTCGTGGATACCGTGATCGGTGAACATCAGACTGTTATCAAAAGTCTGGGACGGGTCTATAAGGACGTGGAAGGCATTTCCGGTGCGACCATCAAGGGTGATGGATCCATTGCCTTGATCCTGGATGTCCCGGGCCTGGTCCGGCGAGTGGTTGCCGAGTCCAAATAG
- a CDS encoding chemotaxis response regulator protein-glutamate methylesterase, translating into MRKIRVLIVDDSAVVRQTLEEILSSDPQIEVMGTALDPYVAAERLKKEIPDVITLDIEMPRMDGLTFLKKLMKQHPVPVVICSSVVEKGTDNALKALEYGAVEIITKPRVGTKRFLEESSIRLIDKVKAAALARPATTRSAQPRPVRKREPVAPIAVRPKLSADAVLAKGTVHHVAATEKVCLVGASTGGTEALKVFLEAQPINCPPIAIVQHMPEHFTRAFANRLNSICAINIKEAENGDALCRGQALIAPGDKHMLLKRTGGRYYVEVKSGPLVSRHRPSVDVLFRSGARYGGSNVVAAIMTGMGDDGAKGMKELYEAGAYTIAQDEASCVVFGMPHEAIKTGGVKKILPLSRIAEEVVRACG; encoded by the coding sequence ATGCGTAAGATTCGTGTATTGATTGTTGATGATTCTGCCGTGGTACGGCAGACCCTTGAGGAAATTCTTTCTTCTGATCCGCAAATAGAAGTCATGGGGACGGCTCTTGATCCCTATGTCGCTGCCGAGCGGTTGAAAAAGGAAATTCCTGATGTGATTACGCTCGATATCGAGATGCCGCGCATGGATGGGCTGACCTTCTTGAAAAAGCTCATGAAGCAACATCCTGTCCCGGTCGTGATCTGTTCCTCGGTCGTGGAAAAAGGGACTGACAATGCGCTCAAGGCTTTAGAGTACGGTGCTGTTGAAATTATCACCAAGCCCCGTGTTGGCACCAAACGTTTTTTGGAGGAGTCGAGTATTCGGCTTATTGACAAGGTCAAGGCAGCGGCCCTGGCCCGTCCTGCCACAACTCGTTCGGCACAGCCCCGGCCTGTCAGAAAACGGGAACCTGTTGCTCCAATTGCAGTTCGTCCGAAGTTGTCTGCGGATGCCGTTCTTGCAAAGGGGACGGTACATCATGTCGCTGCCACGGAAAAAGTCTGTCTGGTTGGCGCGTCTACCGGCGGGACAGAAGCTCTCAAGGTCTTTTTGGAAGCCCAACCGATCAATTGTCCACCCATTGCCATTGTGCAGCATATGCCTGAACATTTTACACGAGCCTTTGCCAATCGATTGAATTCGATTTGTGCGATCAATATCAAGGAAGCCGAAAACGGTGATGCCTTGTGTCGAGGACAGGCCCTGATTGCTCCGGGGGACAAGCATATGCTGTTGAAGCGAACCGGTGGCCGGTATTATGTTGAGGTGAAAAGTGGGCCATTGGTCTCCCGCCATCGTCCGTCCGTGGATGTGCTGTTTCGGTCCGGTGCTCGATATGGCGGAAGCAATGTCGTTGCCGCCATCATGACTGGAATGGGGGATGACGGGGCCAAGGGGATGAAAGAGTTATATGAGGCCGGAGCGTATACCATTGCACAGGATGAAGCCAGTTGTGTGGTGTTCGGAATGCCGCATGAGGCTATCAAGACCGGGGGCGTCAAAAAGATTTTGCCTCTTTCGCGAATAGCCGAAGAGGTTGTTCGGGCTTGTGGA